ACAGGATCTTGATTTCACACACTCCACATTTCTTCTCTTTCATCGTTTCCTCCTAAAAGCTCTTTGCATCACTTGTGCAACCGCTTGCGTTAAATATAAAATAATTGCACAGACTTTTCAACTGTTTTTTTGATTTTTTCATGTTTTCTACTTTATGCACAAAATATGCCTCTGTTTTTTGTGCACTTCTCAATGCAAACGAGCATTTTTTATTGCGCATTTTACGCAAATATATTTGACAAAGTTTGCATAAAAATATACAATAATAGGTAACAGTTCAGACGGCGGGGGAATTAATACAAAAAACGGCGTCAAGCTTGCTTGAAAGCAGTTTTCTGCACCAGTTTCCACATTGGATGTCTGAACTATTACAGGAAAAGCACTATATGATTTTATTTAAGGAGATTATTATGCCCGTTACGATCAAAGATGTCGCCGCTCTTGCAGGCGTTTCACCCTCTACCGTGTCACGAACCTGTAAAGACCATCCTTCCATCAGCAAACAGACAAAGGATAAAGTCCGTTCCGCGATGGAAAAGCTTGGATATGAACCGAACTTTCAGGCCAGCAGCTTAGCCACGCAAAATTCCCGCACCATCGGAATCATACTGCCTCCATCGGAAAAAGAAGCATACCAGAATTCTTTTTACCTGGAAGTGATCCGTGGGATCAGCCAGTACTGCAACCAGAAGCAGTACATCAACACGGTTATTACAGGTCAGAACGAAGCAGAGATCCTGCAGGCCATCAAAACCATGTCTAAAACAGGACTGGCAGAAGGTTATATTGTGCTGTACTCCAGGGAGCAGGACCCGGTTCTGGACTATCTCTATGAAGAAGGGCTTTTGTACGTATTGATCGGCAAAGCTTACCGCAATATAAACCAAACCATCTATGTAGATAACGACAACATTCTGGCCGGCAAGGAGGCTGCCGACTATCTGATCAGCCTGGGCCACAAAAGGATCGCCTATCTGTCAGGAGACCACTCCCTTCTGTTCAACAGCGACAGAAAGACAGGATACATCCTGTCCCTTACGGAGCATCAGATCCCATTCCTCCCAGACTTCTGCGTAGAAGTGCCGGAGGTTCCAG
This portion of the Clostridium sp. AN503 genome encodes:
- a CDS encoding LacI family DNA-binding transcriptional regulator: MILFKEIIMPVTIKDVAALAGVSPSTVSRTCKDHPSISKQTKDKVRSAMEKLGYEPNFQASSLATQNSRTIGIILPPSEKEAYQNSFYLEVIRGISQYCNQKQYINTVITGQNEAEILQAIKTMSKTGLAEGYIVLYSREQDPVLDYLYEEGLLYVLIGKAYRNINQTIYVDNDNILAGKEAADYLISLGHKRIAYLSGDHSLLFNSDRKTGYILSLTEHQIPFLPDFCVEVPEVPEAQNQTLNELLTRPDRPTAVLVSDDILAMALEKVCIRLGISIPGGLSIISFNNSLFARLSSPPLTSMDINSCQLGIEAASQMISHIEKPDLMATKIIVPHHMVERESCGTQPGQS